The Tolypothrix sp. PCC 7712 region TCTAACCAACGGTAAGGATCTGCTACTACAGTACCGTGATAGTTATCAACTTGATTGCTTTTGCGGCTAGGTGGGTAAGTCAGCATTTTTTTTGATGGAACTCGTTGCTGTGCATATTGTTTGAGGAAGTAACTCCTCTGCAAATTTTCCCCATCTGTGAATTTCTCAACTAATACTTGTGGAGAGAACTTGCTGGAAATTTTAGCATTAGCGACAGCAGCAGGTAGCAACCATTGGCAAAATATCATTGTTGCCAAAAAGGTTGCTAAAAGCCGAGTCCATTTGGCTTTTAGCATTGTGAATGATGAATGATGAATATAAATTATTAATCTCAGCGCCAACTTGCCTACAACGCTGGCTCTCCTTGATTTTTGCCAGCCAGTTCACTTCACAAAGGCAACCTCTGCAAGTGACTGGCTCTTCTTGACTGTTGAATTTTGGCCTCCGTAACAGAATATTTGTGTGTCCTTTGCAGAAATACTGGAATCGTTTAGGCAGTAGTATTCAGAATCAGTTTTTCTCCTTTGAGCATCCGTACTGCAGCTTCTAGTAAAGCTTCTTCTAGGTAAGGCTTGGTAAAGTAACCGCTAGCACCTAGTTGGATTGCCATTTGTCTGTGCTTATCTGCACCGCGCGAGGTGAGCATAGCGATGGGGAGGTGGTTGAGGTTGTGATCTTTCTGAATACGAGAGAGCAACTCCAGCCCGTCACAGCGAGGCATTTCAATATCGCAGAATACGATATCACAAGGCAACCCAGAGCGGAGTTTATCCCAAGCTTCTTGACCATCTCTTGCTTGTTCTACGCGGTAACCTGCCTTATTAAAGGTGAGAGAAAGTAATTCTCTTACTGTAATTGAGTCATCAACAATCAGTACTGTTGGATCAATTTTCTCAATTGTGACTTCCGGTAGAGTCGGAGCAGATTTTTGCTGCCAAAGGCCACTACTTTGTTTAGACATCCGTCCTTGGAAGATGTCCATAATTTCTAGCACGTCAGCAATCGGCATAATCCGACCATCCCCTAAGACGGTAGCACCTGCTACACCTAAAGGTTTGGGTGCTGGCCCTTCAAATTGCTTAATTACAATTTCTTGCTCACTCAGTACTAAGTCTATTTGTAAGGCGAGTAGGTTATTTGCTGATCGCACTACGACCACAGAAACCATATCATCATCGCGAGTTCCACCGTAAACACTACCGCGACTGATTTGGCGATTGACGGCTAAAAGCTCTTTCAGTGGACGGAATGGCAATATTGTGTCTCGCCAAGCAATAAATGTTTGGCCATCGGCATTGTGCTGAATACTCTTGACAGGGATATCTAAAGTATCTTCTACTCCGTCCATTGGGAAGGCAATTCTGGCTTTATCAGAAACACAACAAAGGGCTTTACAAATACTCAAGGTAAGTGGTAGACGAATTGTAAAGGTAGTTCCTTTACTGATCACAGAATCAGTGCTAACTGTTCCGCGCACTTCGCTAATTTCCGAGCGTACGATGTCCATTCCCACGCCACGCCCAGAAATCTCATCAGCTTCGTCTTTAATACTAAAGCCAGAGTGAAACAGCAAGTTGTAGATTTCTATGCGCGTGATGGTTTTTGCTTCTTCTGCTGTCAGCATTCCCAACTTCAACGCTTTGGCTTTGATTTTTTCGGTATCTATACCTGCACCATCATCGCCCACAGAGATCACAGTTTGGTTACCTTGGTGGAAAGCGCGAATCTTGATTTCTCCCACAGGATTTTTACCTGCAGCTTGTCGCACCTCTGGGGTTTCAATACCGTGAGCGATCGCATTATTGAGCATATGAGTTAGTGGATCGGTCAGGTGATCCAAAATCATTTTGTCAATTAAGGTATCTCCACCCTCAATCATTAACTCCACTTGCTTACCATATTTAATGGCATTATCCCGTACTCCTCGCCGCAAGCGATCGATAGCTTGGGAGAAAGGCACCATTCGGGCGCGTGTTAATCCCTCTTGGAGTTGAGTTGTGGCTTGTCGAAACTGTCGCGCTACTCTCTCGGTTTCTTCCGTCACAAAGTCAATGTCACTCGCTGACTCACGTACCCTGACGATCATTTCAATCATTTCTTGGGACAGTGTATGGAAAGGCGTAAACCGATCCATTTCCAATTCACTGAAACCCCTGTCAGAATTGGAATCACTTGATGAGGCACCAGATTCTCTATGTTTGCGGGTAGCTAACAAAGAAGCTTCCAAAAGCGATCGCTCGTATAATTCTTGCATCCGCGCGCCAACATCAGATAGCTGTTGTACCTGAATCAACAAGTTATCTAGTGACTGTCGCAGACGTTCGTGATCCTGTTCCAAGGTATTGCGATTAACTACCAGTTCCCCAACTAGATTGCTCATATCATCTAGTTGCTTCACTGGAACTTTCATGGTTTCTTCAAATCTTGCACCCCTACGCGTAGCGGGACGTGCGGCTTTACCTGGGGTTGATTTGATTGATGGTGAATGAGATATTGTTTGATCTGCTTCCGCCAACAATTTTTCTAAGTCACCAAATTCATCTTCTAATTCTGGTGATGTAGCAGCAGTGCTGGCATTATTGTAAGCGGTAGGTGGTTGCGATTGTTGTGGGTAAACAGGTAAAGGTGCTGCTGATGGCTCCTCATTGAGATCCGTATCCAACAATGCTTCCAGAGCAGCAAAATCTTCTTCTGGTAAGGGTGACGCTAATTCCTCTTCTAGTAATGTTTCTAATTCAGCAAATTCATCTTCTGGAGTTGATGGTGGCACATCCAATTCGGCTTCTGCTGCTGTAATTGTTGCCACTTCATCGGTTTGGGTTATGTTCTCCAAAGATGCAGACAAATTATTTGCTGCATCTAATACATCTAATTCAACTATACTGTTTGCGTAGGCGTAGCCCGTCGTAGACATCGCAGCATCAGTGTCTTGGGTATTCGCTGTGTCCTCCAGCTTTGTTTCGGCTTGCAGTATAGTTTCTGTTGTTAATAAATCATCTAGTAAGTTTAATTCTGCGCTATCAGCAACAGTCGTTTCTGCAGTATCCAAAATCTCTGAATTTATTTCAGGCTGTGCTAATTCTGCTACTTCGCCGAAATTCAGTTCTAAATCTGCTGATGTTGCTAGTAAATCATCACCTAAATCTAATGTTGCAAATTCATCATTAGTTGTTTCTGCAGTTTCAACATTTGCCAATAAATCTAGATTATTTTCCGGCTGTGCTAATTCTGCTACTTCGCCAAAGTTCAGTTCTAAATCTGCTGATGTTGCCAGTAAATCATCACCTAAATCTAATGTTGCAAATTCATCATTAGTTGTTTCTGCAGTTTCAACATTTGCCAATAAATCTAGATTATTTTCCGGCTGTGCTAATTCTGCTACTTCGCCGAAGTTCAGTTCTAAATCTGCTGTTGCTAGTAAATCATCACCTAAATCTAATGTTTCAACACCATCATTAGTTGTTTCTGCGGTTTCAACATTTGTAAATAAATCTAGATTTGCTTCCGGCTGTGCTAATTCTGCCGCTTCATTAACATTCAGTTCTAAATCTGCTGATGTTGCCAGTAAATCATCACCTAAATCTAATGCTGCAACACCATCATTAGTTGTTTCTGCAGTTTCAACATTTGCCAATAAATCTAGATTATTTTCCGGCTGTGATAATTCTGCTACTTCGCCGAAGTTCAGTTCTAAATCTGCTGTTGCTAGTAAATCATCACCTAAATCTAATGTTTCAACACCATCATTAGTTGTTTCTGCGGTTTCAACATTTGTAAATAAATCTAGATTTGCTTCCGGCTGTGCTAATTCTGCCGCTTCATTAACATTCAGTTCTAAATCTGCTGATGTTGCCAGTAAATCATCACCTAAATCTAATGCTGCAACACCATCATTAGTTGTTTCTGCAGTTTCAACATTTGCCAATAAATCTAGATTATTTTCCGGCTGTGATAATTCTGCCGCTTCATTAAAATTCAGTTCTAAATCTGCTGTTGCTAGTAAATCATCACCTAAATCTAATGTTTCAACACCATCATTAGTTGTTTCTGCAGTTTCAACATTTGCCAATAAATCTAGATTATTTTCCGGCTGTGCTAATTCTGCTACTTCGCCAAAATTCAGTTCTAAATCTGCTGATGTTGCCAGTAAATCATCACCTAAATCTAATGCTGCAACACCATCATTAGTTGTTTCTGCAGTTTCAACATTTGCCAATAAATCTAGATTATTTTCCGGCTGTGCTAATTCTGCCGCTTCATTAAAATTCAGTTCTAAATCTGCTGTTGCTAGTAAATCATCACCTAAATCTAATGTTGCAAACTCATCATTAGTTGTTTCTGCAGTTTCAACATTTGCCAATAAATCTAGATTATTTTCCGGCTGTGCTAATTCTGCTACTTCGCCAAAATTCAGTTCTAAATCTGCTGATGTTGCCAGTAAATCATCACCTAAATCTAATGCTGCAACACCATCATTAGTTGTTTCTGCAGTTTCAACATTTGCCAATAAATCTAGATTTATTTCAGGCTGTGCTAATTCTGCTACTTCGCCAAAGTTCAGTTCTAAATCTGCTGATGTTGCTAGTAAATCATCACCTAAATCTAATGTTGCAAACTCATCATTAGTTGTTTCTGCAGTTTCAACATTTGCCAATAAATCTAGATTTGCTTCCGGTTGTGATAATTCTGCTACTTCGCCGAAGTTCAGTTCTAAATCTGCTGATGTTGCTAGTAACTCATCACCTAAATCTAATGTTGTAACAGCATCATTAGTTGTTTCTCCAATTTCAACATTTGCCAATAAATCTAGATTTGCTTCCGGTTGTGATAATTCTGCTACTTCGTCGAAGTTCAGTTCTAAATCTGCTGATGTTGCTAGTAACTCATCACCTAAATCTAAGTCTAACGCCGAAACATCTTCATTAGTGGTTTCTGCGATTTCGACATTTGATAATAAATCGAGGTTTTGTGGACGTTGTTGTACTTCTGTGGATTCGTTGAAATCCAAGCCTAAATTATCTGCTGTTGATAATAAATCGAGGTTGTGTGGACGCTGTTGTACCTCTGTGGATTCGTTGAAATCCAATTTTAAATCATCTGCTGTTGTTAGTAAGTCATCGCCTAAATCTAATTCGGGAGTCTCAGAAATCCTGATTGCTAAAGGATCAAGCTGAATATACGTTGATTGAGAGGTGTTGATATTCTCAAATAACAATTGTGGATTATCACTGCTATTGTCGTTGATGACATTAAACAAATCATTATCTGCAGAACTACTAAATGTATTATCTATTGATGGCTGATTGGTAAATTCTGGGGTGAAATCTAATTCGGGAGGTAATGTAGTTGATGGGAGTGAAGAGTGTAGGCTCAGTCCTTCATAGATATCGCTTTCCTCTGGTATCAAGCTGCGAATTTCTGTCACAGGTAATTCGTTAGCATCAGTAGAAGAAATAGCTGTGTTGTCTGATGTCAAATCTGCAAATAAATCATCTCCAGTATCAGCTTCAAACATCAGATCGATTTGCTCATCATCTGACTGAAAAGTCAGATTAAAATCTTCTACGTCAAAAAGAGGTACTGAGGATTGAGCTAACTGGCTATCATCCAAAAAGTCATGAGATGCTGTAAACAAACTCTCCTCTAATGCTTTGGCGACATCTTGCTCAACCCGAGAACCCAATTCTAGCTGCGGTTCTGCGCCAGATTCCTCATTCCAGAAGTTGCTTAAATCTTCTGCAGAAAGATCGTAATCTCTGGCTACTGTTGCTTGCGGATCGAATAAATCGTCAACTGTTGATTCGCTAGTAGAAAGTAGAGAGTTTTCTCCCAAGTCAGTAAATGGATTATCCAAAGATAAGCTTTCTGGCTGTGGGAAGTTAATTGGAGAAATTTCTTCTAGCAGACTTTCATTTGCAGTTTCTGAGAATAAGTCATCAAAACTCGCTTCTGGTTGATTTAATTCGCCTAGCGACAGTAGATTGTTATCATCTAGCTCTAGACCTAATAAATCTTGTACTACATCCTGTGGGGCAATATCGCCAGGATATTCTTGCAGAATTTTTGTAAATTCTCTGAGACTTTCATTAGTAGATGAGTTTAAATTGATATCGTTTTGAGAGCTATTGCTGATATCAGAGTTTCTCGCTGATGTTTGTGCAGGTTGCTGTGTAGGAGTTTCTTTGTCTAAGAAGTTTTCACCGAATAATAGACTGAAATCTTCTGTTTGAATAATAGTTTGTTTAGACTCATCAACACTCGTAGGTTCATCAAAAGACAGTAAGTCAGCTAAATCGCTATCAGCATCTTCAGTATTACTAGTACTGATCTCAATGCCCAATTTGTTGGCAGCATTAATGTCTAATATTTCTTCTTGTTGCCAAGTTTCATCTAGTTCGGGAGCTTCACCTTCAAATAAATCAGCAAGTGTATTTAACTCAGCAATTCCAACTTCTGGCCCTTTGGGGTCAAGATTATGATTGGTTAGTACTGTTTCATCTTCATTATTTGGCAACAAGTTAAATAACTCAGAAGTCTCAGGCTTATAATTTTCTTTATTGGTAAAAATATTTTTCTCTTGTTGAACTGCTGCTGTTAGATCAGGTAAGCTAGCTATATTGTTATTAGTTGTATTAACAAAATTATCCAGCCTTGGAGCAGCTAACTCATTAGCGATCGCTTCAGTATTAGCTTTAGCAAATGGAGTTGTCCCAGTTGCAGATTCATCTGGTAAATCGGTAGAGATTTCAAATAACTCAACTTCAGGGAAACTCAAGATAACTTCTAGTTGCTGGCTAATGACAATCTCAGATTCTTTACCTTTAAGAACTAATTCCTGAGCTTTTTTTATTTCTGTAATGACAATTTTTGCCAGAGTTAGATAACTATTATCTGGATTGGCGATCGCATTTTCTGCAGCTTCGCATAACTTACACCAGTTGGGCAAATTAAATGTTTCACCCAATATGACTAATTGGTGACAAGTTTGCTGGAGATTTTGCCGACTTTCCTGGGTTGTCCCTTGTTTAAATAGCTGCAACATTTCTCGTAGCGTTTGCAGCACTTGCGCTTGAAACTCACCCCAATTATCATTTGCTTTAGTAACAACTGGCGTAGGCTTTTGGAGTGGTGATTCTTCTTCCGGGACAGGGAAATCCCGTTGCATGAAAATTTCTGTCAGTGTGTGGGAGTTATCAGCAAAAGCTGGCTGCATTGCTGGTGCAACGCGACTGTCTACACCACCGCTTGCTTGTTGTACAAGTAGTTCCAAATGCTCGTTCAGCCATTGAAAGACTGGCTCAGTTTCTGACATCAATGTATTAGCTGTCTCTTCTGACAAACCAAATGGCCCGCTCAAATTCTCAAGCAGCGCTTTGAGTGTATCAGAAACCCCGAGAAATAAGGACTCTAACTTTTGGTCAACCTGAATCGGATTTTCTTTGAGAACCTTGAAACAATCTTCTAGGCGGTGAGATGTATGCTGGATGCTACTCAAACCAAGCATCGCCGCTCCTCCTTTAATGGAGTGAGCCGCCCGGAAGACTTCGTTGATCATTTCTGGATCGTTCAGGGTACTCTGAAGATTTAACAACCCCTGCTCAATGGTATTCAGGTGGTCTCTTGCTTCTTCAATAAAGTAACCTAAAATGCGCTGTTGTTGTTCCGGCAGCATAGGACATGATGAAGGATAAAGGATGAAAGAAAAAGATGAAAGATCAAGGTTAAAGGTTAAAGGGACTGAAGCATGAGTAATAGTTCATACTTAATAGTTCATACTTCATCCTTTATCTAGATTCGAGAGTATCTACCCGGAAACGTTCCACAGAAGCAATTAAATCTCTTGATACGCCCACTAAGTGTTGTAGCGCACCAGATACTCTTTGTGCTTCCTGGGAGGTTTCTTGTGCTGTTAGTTCTACGGATTGCATCACGTGAGCTACCGCACGGGAGGTTTCGGTCTGTTCTACAGTATCCGAGGTAATTGAGCGCACCAAGATATCAATACGATTTGCTACTTGAATAATATTTTCTAGCGATCGCTTGGCTTCTTCAGCTAATTTAGTACCTTTAATTACCTGTTGTGTCCCTTCCTCCATTGCAGTCATTACAGAGCCTGTTTCACTCTGGATTTGCATCACGATTTGTTCAATTTCTTTTAAAGACTTGGCAGATTTGTCTGCTAGCTGGCGGACTTCATCAGCTACTATTGCAAACCCACGTCCGGCTTCACCTGCCCTTGCTGCCTCAATACTAGCGTTGAGCGCTAATAAATTGGTGCGGGAGGCAATTTGTGAAATTAATGCCACAATCTTAGAAATTTCTTGCGAAGATTCAGCTAGCCGTTTCACTTTGCGAGTAGTTTCTGCCACAGTTTCTCTGATTTCTAAAATACCTGCCACGGTATTTTCCACGGCTTCACCACCTTTTAAGGCGATGGTGCTGGCATCACGGGCAACAGTTTCCGCTTCTCGCGCGGCTTCCGCTACCCGTTGAATGGAGTCAGTCATTACCTGTACAGAATTAAGTGTGACTGCTAACTCTTCTGCTTGCCTTAAAGCATCACTAGATAAGGCTCTAGCAAATGTTTCGGAGTTCGTTGCACCCTTGGTTACATCTCTTGCAGCTACTTTTACCTGTTGCACAATATCCCGCAAGTTTTGAATTGTCAGGTTAAAGGCATCAGCTACGGCTCCTAGTACGTCAGCTGTTACCTCAGCCTGTACTGTTAAATCGCCTCTGGCTGCTCCTTCTACATCATCCAACAGGCGAATTACTTGGCGTTGTAGATTTTCTTTGGCTTCTTCCTGTTCATCAGCTTTTCTTTGGGCTTCATTGGTAGTAGTAAAAATTACCCTTGCCATTTCATTAAAGCCAGTAGCCAGCAGTCCTAATTCATCTTCAGAATAGACTGTGGCTTGAACATTGAGATTACCCTGACGCACAGCATCAAACTGAGCTTGTAAGTTCTGCGTAGTGCGGCGAACTTGCTTAATGGTGAAATTACCCATAAAGGCTGCGGTAGCAAAACCAGCCAGTCCTGCTGCTAGTGACATGGCCCAGCCAGTGTTCCGCACTGATTCCCTCTGTTGTGGTGGTGAAAAGGTCGTAGCGCCAAAGCTGACTGTTGCTACCACTAGTGCCGATACTACACCTACAGTTCCCGCAATCAGCCATTGTTTCTTTTCTAGGGAAGCATTTTCTAAAGGCGCTAACCAACCTTGCTCAACGCTGACATTGGCTTCTAATTTAGCGACATCTACTTGGGTAAATACTGGAACTACTTCTTGTGAACCAGTGATTGAAAACAGTTCATCTTCGCGATCGCCTGTTTCATCAATAGCAGGTGGTTGTCCTGTTTGACTGTGAGGGAGATTACCTATTTCCAATGGGCCAGAATCCATACTTACATCTCGGAAGTTGGCTTCTGCATCTGTCAAATCAAATCCAGGAATGTTACCCAGGTCGTCAAATTCATCAAAGTCATCTAAAAAATCTATATTAGTTTTAGAAGTCTCGTGATGAATTTCTCCTCTACTGATATTGCTTGGTTGAATATTACTTGGTTCTTCATCGGGACTAAAATCATCTGTGCCAAAGGCAGATTCAAAAGCCTCAAAATCAAAACTATCATCAATATCAGAAAAGCTTTGTTCTATCTTGCTACTCTGGTTTTCCGGCTGTTCTTCTTGGTAAAAATTGTTGTCAGCAGCACTAACTACCTCTTTTAATGTATCTTCAGCTTCTATGGGCCCCAACCAATTTTTAGGTGTAGTTGGGGATAAATTCTCTTGAGGCTGTAATGGTAAATTGTTAGTCTGTGGGACACTTTCCTGGAGAAGTGTTTGGTTTTTGACTAAAGTTTCATTTTCCAGGCTATTACTCTTCCACTCGAAATCAGCTTCGCTAGGTTCTGGATAGGTTTCTGAGGTTAAGAATTCAGTAGGTATTTCCCAATTATTACTACTTGAAGCATCAATTTCTTCAACTTCTGTAAACGGTGAATCGCTATAATTTTCCGAATTAGTGAAACCTTTATTATTTGAATCTGTAGTAGCTTCTACAAAAGGATTATTTATCCCTGAATCTTCAATAAGATTTTGATTGTTGTCTTCTTGCCAGAAAGCAGGTAACTCTAATTCTCCTTGTTTTTCCCAAATGTTAGCATTGGCATCGCGATCGCTAGCTTGCTCTGTAGAACTAAAAGGATCGTTACTCAAAGGTGCTGAAGAATCTGGTAATCCATTAAATGCACTACTACTATATGCAGAGATATCAAATGAACTGTCTAAAGAACTATCCAAGGATAGCTCTTCTATTTCATCTCCAGATTCCTGGTATTCGCCAAAGGGATTGTCGCCAAAGCTGCTGCTAGCAAAATTATTATTCTGTGGCAAATTCTGTAATTCTTCTGTATCAGCGAACCGACCATTAGATATTTCTGATGAAGAAATAGCTTCATTATTTTCACTGATAGCAAACTCATCTGGTAGTAATTGTTGATATTGAGCAATACTTTCCAGACCATGCTGGGCAAAATCAATTAATTCTCGATCGTTGGTTAACTGTAAAACTTGTTGATATTCAGCTTTGGCTATATCGTACTGCTGTAAAACGTAGTATATGTGACCCCGTAACAAATGGGAGTTAGGGTCATTTGGCAAATTTTGTACCACTCGATCCACTAAAGTGGCGGCAACATCATAGTTCTGTTGCGCGTAAGCTGTACAAGCCTGCTTATATATTTCTAAGTAATCATCTATACTTGCTGCCATGTCCACCCTCCCAATATCATCCTGCCCACCTCGCACTCCGCAAAATTGCCATTTGATCCAGTAGTCTTAAAGACTTATTTGTTTTGGCATCTATTAACCACTCACCGCGCAGAAAGGGAGCCATCGTATCCGGTACATGAGTTGTTAGCATCAGATGCTGCACGTCAAGCCAGTCCATACCACCTATTTCTTCTACCGCTAAACCCACTATTGTGTCTTGTTCTTCGATAGCGATTACCGGAATTTCTGCTCTATCTGTATTTAATGCGGTTGCTTCTCCTAAAAATTGACCTAAATCAGCTACCCAAATGACTCGACCTCGTAAATTTAGAGTACCCAAAAGTAAAGGAGAAGCATTAGGAATCGGAGTGATTCTATCAGGACTCAATTCCATTACCTCTCGAATTCCAGTTGCTGGTAGTGCAAACTCTTGGCGCGAGGGGATGTAAAACCGCAAATGTAATTCACCTTCAGGGCTTTCTACTTGTAATTCAGGACGGAAGTGGTCTTGACTACCACCACTTAAAAAGTCCGGTTTACTGACCATTTTCTTTTCATCCTTATCCTCGCAGCAATTGTTTGACTGTTCCCACCAACTCAGTTGGTTGAAACGGTTTGGCTATATAAGCGTCTGCACCCTGTTTCATACCCCAGTAGCGATCAAATTCTTCACCTTTGGAAGAACACATCACAACGGGGACATTTTGGGTTTTCGGATCGGATTTTAACCGACGGCAAACTTCGTAGCCGTTCATCCGGGGCATGACAATATCCAAGACCACTAAATCCGGAGGTGTGCTTTGAATGGCCTCCAAAGCTTCAACTCCATCACTGGCATGGGTGACCGTTAAGCCACTTGCTTTCAGGAGGTCTGTAATCATCTCCCTTTGTGCGATACTGTCTTCCACAATCAGAACTGTACTCATAAATGCCTATCTACCTCCTGATGTAGACGTTCCTACTTGGAACATTCCCTGATTCCCCCGCAAGTATTTAGTGTATAAATTAAGTCTATTCCTTAACTGATTTACTAGATAATAACTTTATACTGGTTGTACTGGGGCTGGCTGATTCTGTGATAACATTTTTTACCTCATCTTTTATACAATCAACAACAGTTGTATCTCTTATGTATGTCAATGTAAGGCTGTTTATTGATATATTTTGCTACGAGCGTGAGTAACTCAGTTTCTTGCACAGGCTTAGTCAAATAATCGGTAGCCCCGACCATACTAGCCCTGACTCGATCGATAAACCTATCTTGGCTACTCAGCATAATAATCGGCACCAGCCGAAATGCTGTAGATTGGCGCAGCATGGCACAAATCTCATATCCATCTAATTCCGGCATGGTAATATTGCAAAAAATCATCTGCGGCTTGAGTTGAAAAACGAGACTGAGCGACTCTAAGGGATTAGTTAAAGTTAACACTTCATAACCTTGTTGCTGTAAAATTGCCTCTATAGTCTCACCAATCGTTGTTACTTCGTCAATACATAATATCCGTGGTTTGTAGTTGACCTCCACTACCATGTTCTCTGTATTAATACTGAATATATTAGTACTGGGATATACCAATTTCAGCCATCCCTGTTGGACGTACGGATATATTACCTTGGCAATTGTCAATATGTCTCGGTTGAGATAACGAGCAAGTTGCCGTAAAGATGTTTTGCCATCTGCCCAATGCTTAAGTTTATTGACTGTTTCTGCTGATAAAGATGAATTCAATTGAACCATCTCAGAAAGTATGGGCACTTGATCGGCAGACTGAATGTGAGGATATAACTGCTGCCAATTTTGCAGTTGCTTGGCAATTTTACTGACTAGGGGAGCTATCTCCCAAGTGGTTAGTTGTGGAGTTAGAGCCGGACTTTGATGGAAGATAAAACTACCTGTGTGCAAACCCAGTAAA contains the following coding sequences:
- a CDS encoding methyl-accepting chemotaxis protein, coding for MAASIDDYLEIYKQACTAYAQQNYDVAATLVDRVVQNLPNDPNSHLLRGHIYYVLQQYDIAKAEYQQVLQLTNDRELIDFAQHGLESIAQYQQLLPDEFAISENNEAISSSEISNGRFADTEELQNLPQNNNFASSSFGDNPFGEYQESGDEIEELSLDSSLDSSFDISAYSSSAFNGLPDSSAPLSNDPFSSTEQASDRDANANIWEKQGELELPAFWQEDNNQNLIEDSGINNPFVEATTDSNNKGFTNSENYSDSPFTEVEEIDASSSNNWEIPTEFLTSETYPEPSEADFEWKSNSLENETLVKNQTLLQESVPQTNNLPLQPQENLSPTTPKNWLGPIEAEDTLKEVVSAADNNFYQEEQPENQSSKIEQSFSDIDDSFDFEAFESAFGTDDFSPDEEPSNIQPSNISRGEIHHETSKTNIDFLDDFDEFDDLGNIPGFDLTDAEANFRDVSMDSGPLEIGNLPHSQTGQPPAIDETGDREDELFSITGSQEVVPVFTQVDVAKLEANVSVEQGWLAPLENASLEKKQWLIAGTVGVVSALVVATVSFGATTFSPPQQRESVRNTGWAMSLAAGLAGFATAAFMGNFTIKQVRRTTQNLQAQFDAVRQGNLNVQATVYSEDELGLLATGFNEMARVIFTTTNEAQRKADEQEEAKENLQRQVIRLLDDVEGAARGDLTVQAEVTADVLGAVADAFNLTIQNLRDIVQQVKVAARDVTKGATNSETFARALSSDALRQAEELAVTLNSVQVMTDSIQRVAEAAREAETVARDASTIALKGGEAVENTVAGILEIRETVAETTRKVKRLAESSQEISKIVALISQIASRTNLLALNASIEAARAGEAGRGFAIVADEVRQLADKSAKSLKEIEQIVMQIQSETGSVMTAMEEGTQQVIKGTKLAEEAKRSLENIIQVANRIDILVRSITSDTVEQTETSRAVAHVMQSVELTAQETSQEAQRVSGALQHLVGVSRDLIASVERFRVDTLESR
- a CDS encoding chemotaxis protein CheW, producing MVSKPDFLSGGSQDHFRPELQVESPEGELHLRFYIPSRQEFALPATGIREVMELSPDRITPIPNASPLLLGTLNLRGRVIWVADLGQFLGEATALNTDRAEIPVIAIEEQDTIVGLAVEEIGGMDWLDVQHLMLTTHVPDTMAPFLRGEWLIDAKTNKSLRLLDQMAILRSARWAG
- a CDS encoding response regulator transcription factor, with the protein product MSTVLIVEDSIAQREMITDLLKASGLTVTHASDGVEALEAIQSTPPDLVVLDIVMPRMNGYEVCRRLKSDPKTQNVPVVMCSSKGEEFDRYWGMKQGADAYIAKPFQPTELVGTVKQLLRG
- a CDS encoding response regulator yields the protein MQGNLNEIDLRSILQLIELGQRTGQLLVKTHNFRNSNQIREEVNRHHHSFCYQPQQYWFVFFLNGQILYCQEGDGTSSRINDYLRHYRVETPLTEIQLASIDPLNIKEYSYLWALLEQNMINPKVARNIMHSLVYETLFDLLGLHTGSFIFHQSPALTPQLTTWEIAPLVSKIAKQLQNWQQLYPHIQSADQVPILSEMVQLNSSLSAETVNKLKHWADGKTSLRQLARYLNRDILTIAKVIYPYVQQGWLKLVYPSTNIFSINTENMVVEVNYKPRILCIDEVTTIGETIEAILQQQGYEVLTLTNPLESLSLVFQLKPQMIFCNITMPELDGYEICAMLRQSTAFRLVPIIMLSSQDRFIDRVRASMVGATDYLTKPVQETELLTLVAKYINKQPYIDIHKRYNCC